A single Halarcobacter anaerophilus DNA region contains:
- the rpmA gene encoding 50S ribosomal protein L27, translating into MAHKKGQGSTQNNRDSAGKRLGVKKFGGEAVRAGNIILRQRGTKVHCGENVGIGKDHTIYALIDGVVKFEVKDKNRKKVSVYAS; encoded by the coding sequence ATGGCTCATAAGAAAGGTCAAGGAAGTACACAGAATAATAGAGACTCAGCTGGTAAAAGACTTGGAGTTAAAAAATTTGGTGGTGAAGCAGTTAGAGCTGGTAACATCATTCTTAGACAAAGAGGTACAAAAGTACACTGCGGTGAAAATGTAGGAATTGGTAAAGACCACACTATTTATGCATTAATTGATGGTGTAGTTAAGTTCGAAGTAAAAGATAAAAATAGAAAAAAAGTATCTGTTTACGCTTCGTAA
- a CDS encoding ParB/RepB/Spo0J family partition protein: MALGRGLGELLGEVETAYSNSNSNDSKSNNSIIELDVNLIKPNPNQPRKIFDEDKLKELSDSIVEHGLLQPVTVREDNKGGYILVAGERRLRAHKLANLDTIKAAIIDIEEFKLRELALIENIQRDDLNIIELAYSYAQLINEHSITHDELAKRVFKSRTSITNTLRLLQLSSYVQQMLANNKISAGHGKIMLGLEDELQKKVADSIYGQKLSVREAETLVRELKNSKNKPEEKISKKEKKSYDFKPLQTAIENLKKSNLKVKAEKNYFKIEIRSQEDIEKISNYFGNTF, encoded by the coding sequence ATGGCGTTAGGAAGAGGACTTGGTGAACTTTTAGGTGAAGTTGAGACTGCATACAGCAACTCAAATAGTAATGACTCAAAGAGCAATAACTCTATTATTGAACTTGATGTTAACTTAATAAAACCAAATCCAAACCAACCGCGTAAAATATTTGATGAAGATAAATTAAAAGAGCTAAGTGATTCAATAGTCGAACATGGATTATTACAACCTGTTACCGTACGAGAAGATAATAAAGGCGGATATATTTTAGTTGCGGGAGAAAGAAGATTAAGAGCTCACAAACTAGCAAATCTTGATACGATAAAAGCAGCAATTATAGATATTGAAGAGTTCAAATTAAGAGAATTGGCTTTAATTGAAAATATTCAAAGAGATGATTTAAATATTATAGAACTAGCTTACTCATACGCCCAACTTATAAATGAACACTCTATTACTCATGATGAATTGGCAAAAAGAGTCTTTAAAAGCAGAACTTCAATTACGAATACTTTAAGACTTTTACAACTCTCTTCTTATGTTCAACAAATGCTTGCAAATAATAAAATTTCGGCAGGTCATGGAAAAATCATGCTTGGATTAGAGGATGAATTACAAAAAAAAGTTGCGGACTCTATTTACGGTCAAAAACTCTCTGTAAGAGAGGCTGAAACACTTGTAAGAGAACTTAAAAACAGCAAAAATAAACCTGAAGAAAAAATCTCTAAAAAAGAAAAAAAATCTTATGATTTTAAACCTCTTCAAACGGCTATTGAAAACTTAAAAAAATCAAACTTAAAAGTAAAAGCCGAGAAAAACTATTTTAAGATAGAAATTAGGTCTCAAGAGGATATTGAGAAGATTTCTAACTACTTTGGTAACACTTTTTAA
- the atpA gene encoding F0F1 ATP synthase subunit alpha has translation MGAKIQADEISSIIKERIENFELNVDVNETGKIISFADGIAQVYGLKNVMAGEIVEFENGERGLASNLEESSVGVVVLGSGNGLREGSSCKRLGRLLETPVGDAMVGRVVNALGDPIDGKGAIESSESRFVEEKAPGIMARKSVHEPLQTGIKAIDALVPIGRGQRELIIGDRQTGKTTVAIDTILNQKGEDVVCIYVAIGQKASSVASVVRTLEESGAMDYTIVVNAGASESSALQFLAPYTGVTIGEYFRDNGKHALIVYDDLSKHAVAYREMSLLLRRPPGREAFPGDVFYLHSRLLERAAKMSDELGAGSMTALPIIETQAGDVAAYIPTNVISITDGQIFLETNLFNSGIRPAINVGLSVSRVGGAAQIKATKQVAGTLKLSLAQFRELEAFAQFASDLDESTRKELELGQRMVEVLKQGVNKPLVIEKQIVIIYAGTKGYLNDIAVGDVVKYEEELHAFIGQKYSNILDDIKAKKKLDDETETALKAALEEFKTVFNAK, from the coding sequence ATGGGTGCAAAAATTCAAGCAGATGAAATCAGTTCTATCATCAAAGAGAGAATTGAAAACTTTGAATTAAATGTAGATGTTAATGAAACAGGTAAGATCATCTCTTTTGCAGATGGTATTGCGCAAGTTTACGGTCTTAAAAACGTTATGGCCGGAGAAATTGTAGAGTTTGAAAATGGTGAGAGAGGTCTTGCTTCAAACTTGGAAGAGTCTTCAGTAGGTGTAGTTGTATTAGGATCTGGAAACGGTCTTAGAGAAGGTTCTTCTTGTAAAAGATTAGGAAGACTTTTAGAAACACCTGTTGGTGATGCAATGGTAGGAAGAGTTGTAAATGCTCTTGGTGATCCAATTGACGGTAAAGGTGCTATCGAGTCTTCTGAATCAAGATTTGTTGAAGAAAAAGCTCCTGGAATCATGGCAAGAAAATCTGTACATGAACCTTTACAAACAGGTATAAAAGCAATTGATGCACTTGTTCCAATAGGACGTGGGCAAAGAGAGCTTATCATTGGAGATAGACAAACAGGTAAAACAACAGTTGCTATTGATACAATTCTTAACCAAAAAGGTGAAGATGTTGTTTGTATCTATGTTGCAATCGGTCAAAAAGCTTCTTCAGTTGCTTCAGTTGTTAGAACTTTAGAAGAATCAGGTGCAATGGATTATACAATTGTTGTAAATGCAGGTGCTTCAGAATCTTCAGCATTACAATTCTTAGCTCCATATACAGGTGTTACTATCGGTGAATATTTTAGAGACAACGGAAAACATGCATTAATCGTTTATGATGATTTATCAAAACATGCGGTTGCATATAGAGAAATGTCTTTATTATTAAGAAGACCACCGGGTAGAGAAGCGTTCCCTGGGGATGTATTCTATCTACACTCAAGATTACTTGAAAGAGCTGCAAAAATGTCTGATGAGTTAGGTGCAGGGTCTATGACTGCATTACCAATTATTGAAACTCAAGCAGGTGATGTTGCTGCATATATTCCAACAAACGTAATTTCTATTACAGATGGACAAATTTTCCTTGAAACTAACCTTTTTAACTCAGGGATTAGACCTGCAATTAATGTTGGTTTATCTGTATCTAGGGTTGGTGGTGCTGCACAAATCAAAGCTACTAAACAAGTTGCAGGTACGTTAAAACTGTCTCTTGCACAATTTAGAGAACTTGAAGCGTTTGCTCAATTTGCATCAGATCTTGATGAATCAACTAGAAAAGAGTTGGAACTTGGTCAAAGAATGGTTGAAGTACTTAAACAAGGTGTTAACAAACCATTAGTGATTGAAAAACAAATCGTAATTATCTATGCAGGTACAAAAGGTTATTTAAATGATATAGCTGTCGGTGATGTTGTAAAATATGAAGAAGAATTACACGCATTCATTGGACAAAAATACTCTAATATCTTAGATGATATTAAAGCTAAGAAAAAATTAGATGACGAAACTGAAACAGCATTAAAAGCTGCATTAGAAGAGTTTAAAACTGTTTTTAATGCTAAATAA
- a CDS encoding ParA family protein, producing MTEIIAIANQKGGVGKTTTAVNLSAALALEGKRVLLIDADPQANATTSLGFHRDTYEYNIYHVMLGTKELNEIILDSEIENLKVAPSNIGLVGIEKEFYKNIKDRELVLKRKIDPVKKDYDYVIIDSPPALGPITINTLSASNSVLIPIQCEFFALEGLAQLLNTIKLVKQTINRQLQIRGFLPTMYSSQNNLSKQVFADLAQHFENKLFKIDQSSYVVIPRNIKLAESPSFGKPIMLYDAAAVGTKAYTNLARAIAG from the coding sequence ATGACAGAGATAATTGCAATTGCAAATCAAAAAGGCGGTGTAGGAAAGACTACGACTGCGGTTAATTTGAGTGCAGCCTTAGCTTTAGAAGGTAAAAGAGTTCTACTCATTGATGCAGATCCACAAGCTAATGCAACTACTTCTTTAGGTTTTCATAGAGATACTTACGAATATAACATTTATCATGTTATGTTAGGTACAAAAGAGTTAAATGAAATCATTTTAGACTCTGAAATTGAAAATTTAAAAGTAGCACCTTCAAATATCGGATTAGTCGGTATAGAAAAGGAGTTCTATAAAAATATAAAAGATAGAGAACTCGTTCTAAAAAGAAAAATTGATCCTGTAAAAAAAGATTATGATTATGTTATAATCGATTCACCTCCCGCACTTGGACCGATTACTATAAATACTCTTAGTGCATCAAATTCGGTACTTATACCTATTCAGTGTGAATTTTTTGCATTAGAAGGTTTGGCTCAGTTGTTAAATACAATCAAACTAGTAAAGCAGACTATAAATAGACAATTACAAATAAGAGGGTTTTTACCTACAATGTATAGCTCTCAAAACAATTTATCAAAACAGGTTTTTGCTGACTTGGCACAACATTTTGAAAACAAACTTTTCAAAATAGATCAATCATCATATGTAGTGATTCCCAGAAATATAAAACTTGCTGAATCTCCGAGTTTTGGTAAACCTATTATGCTTTACGACGCAGCAGCGGTAGGAACAAAAGCTTATACAAATCTTGCACGTGCGATTGCAGGTTAA
- a CDS encoding AEC family transporter, whose product MLDPVLPIAMYLFIGYFFKLFVKDHSHALVDFVIYFSLPAMVFIKIYPLKLDLEILNLILMFNTIIIVNLFLCYFIGKFFKFDKKTLATFIVVGAFGNTSFIGFSYIDAFYGSDYVVYALIYDLFGSFLLVVSIGTIIINWGSGQHVNFKAMIRKVIFFPPIIMFFITVFLKLFSIPNFIMNTAEVIGTTLVPLAMIAIGMKLELKNIFYKFKETTLLLSIKMFLVPLIVMLLFYAFYNLDDTWSKTTILEVAMPPMTTAVILAIQGGLDERLAVNSLVLGVLISLLSVTGFYFFLA is encoded by the coding sequence ATGTTAGATCCTGTTTTACCCATAGCAATGTATTTGTTCATCGGGTATTTTTTTAAGTTGTTTGTAAAAGACCATTCTCACGCTTTAGTTGATTTTGTAATCTATTTTTCACTTCCTGCCATGGTTTTTATAAAAATCTATCCGCTAAAACTTGATTTAGAAATTTTAAATTTGATTTTAATGTTTAACACAATAATTATTGTAAATTTGTTTTTATGCTATTTTATAGGAAAATTTTTCAAATTTGACAAAAAAACCTTAGCTACTTTTATAGTCGTGGGAGCTTTTGGAAATACCTCTTTTATAGGATTTTCATATATTGATGCGTTTTACGGCTCAGATTATGTTGTTTATGCTCTTATTTATGATCTTTTCGGTTCTTTTTTGCTTGTTGTTTCAATAGGAACTATTATTATAAACTGGGGAAGCGGTCAACATGTAAACTTTAAAGCAATGATAAGAAAAGTGATTTTTTTCCCTCCTATTATTATGTTTTTTATAACTGTCTTTTTAAAACTTTTTTCTATTCCCAATTTTATTATGAACACGGCAGAAGTAATTGGAACAACTTTGGTTCCTCTTGCAATGATTGCAATCGGTATGAAACTTGAATTAAAAAACATCTTTTATAAATTTAAAGAGACAACACTTCTTTTAAGTATTAAGATGTTTCTTGTTCCTCTTATTGTTATGCTGCTTTTTTATGCATTTTATAATTTAGATGATACTTGGAGTAAAACAACTATATTAGAAGTTGCAATGCCACCTATGACAACTGCCGTAATACTTGCAATTCAAGGTGGATTGGATGAAAGACTTGCGGTAAACTCTTTAGTTCTTGGAGTATTAATATCTTTATTAAGCGTTACAGGTTTTTACTTTTTCCTAGCCTGA
- the fmt gene encoding methionyl-tRNA formyltransferase has translation MSKKVLFMGTPDYATEIFKELQKSQYEVVGLFTQPDKPVGRKQIITPPHIKQFCIDNNIELPIFQPEKLRGNIEAQTQIKELNPDFIVVAAYGQILPKEILGIAPCINLHASLLPKYRGASPIQESLLNDDEYTGVTSMLMEEGLDSGDILGLEYLKITPSMEVKEAFDKLSLIAAKLTITTLDNFEKIAPKKQDEREVSFCKKIKKEFGLVDFSSAKKLFLKYKAYSYWPGIFLSSGLKLKGIKLLDEDSLNKEGEILSIEKDSITVACKKGKISVSTIQSPSKKALNAVDYIRGKRLSINDILA, from the coding sequence ATGAGTAAAAAAGTTCTATTTATGGGAACCCCTGACTATGCAACGGAAATTTTCAAAGAGTTACAAAAAAGTCAATACGAAGTAGTAGGACTTTTTACTCAGCCTGACAAACCTGTCGGAAGAAAACAGATTATAACACCTCCTCATATAAAACAGTTTTGTATTGACAATAATATTGAACTTCCGATTTTTCAACCTGAAAAACTAAGGGGAAATATTGAAGCCCAAACTCAAATAAAAGAGTTAAATCCTGATTTTATAGTAGTCGCTGCTTACGGTCAAATTTTACCTAAAGAGATTTTAGGTATTGCTCCTTGCATAAATCTTCATGCCTCATTACTCCCAAAATACAGAGGTGCAAGTCCTATTCAAGAGTCACTTTTAAATGATGATGAATATACGGGAGTTACCTCAATGCTTATGGAAGAGGGCTTAGACAGCGGAGATATTTTAGGTTTGGAATATTTGAAAATAACTCCTTCTATGGAAGTAAAAGAGGCATTTGATAAATTATCTTTAATAGCAGCAAAACTTACGATTACTACATTAGATAATTTTGAAAAAATTGCTCCTAAAAAACAAGATGAGAGAGAAGTCAGTTTTTGTAAAAAGATAAAAAAAGAGTTTGGCTTAGTAGATTTTTCCAGTGCAAAAAAACTCTTCTTAAAATATAAAGCTTACTCTTACTGGCCAGGAATCTTTTTAAGTTCAGGTTTAAAACTAAAAGGTATAAAACTACTTGATGAAGATTCTTTAAATAAAGAAGGTGAAATTTTATCTATTGAAAAGGATTCAATAACAGTTGCATGTAAAAAAGGTAAAATATCAGTTTCGACAATTCAATCTCCATCAAAAAAAGCTTTAAATGCAGTAGATTATATAAGAGGAAAAAGATTAAGTATTAATGATATTCTAGCCTGA
- a CDS encoding biotin--[acetyl-CoA-carboxylase] ligase, giving the protein MKIIFLEKVNSTHTYLRDLIKNEGYSYPVCITSKVQTDGVGSRGNSWIGKEGNLFFSFVIKKDALPEDLQLQSASIYFSYILKKVLAQKGSLLWLKWPNDFYIENKKIGGTITTATKDLIFCGIGLNLIEVSKEYGKLDIQIDKNECLKIYFDSLQKQNSWKEVFSQFKVEFQKSRKFKATINNKKISLENAVLFSDGSIEINNTKVFSLR; this is encoded by the coding sequence ATGAAAATTATTTTTTTAGAAAAAGTCAATTCGACTCACACATATTTAAGAGACTTAATCAAAAACGAGGGTTATTCTTATCCAGTTTGTATAACATCAAAAGTTCAGACAGACGGAGTGGGAAGTAGAGGAAACAGTTGGATTGGAAAAGAGGGAAACCTTTTTTTCTCTTTTGTAATAAAAAAAGATGCTTTACCCGAAGATTTACAACTTCAAAGTGCTTCAATCTATTTTTCATATATTTTAAAAAAAGTTTTAGCCCAAAAAGGTTCCCTTTTATGGTTAAAATGGCCCAATGATTTTTATATAGAAAATAAAAAAATTGGAGGCACAATTACAACTGCTACAAAAGATTTGATATTTTGCGGTATTGGTCTGAATCTTATTGAAGTTTCAAAAGAGTACGGGAAACTTGATATACAAATAGATAAAAATGAGTGTTTAAAAATTTATTTTGATTCTTTGCAAAAACAAAACTCTTGGAAGGAAGTTTTTAGTCAATTTAAGGTAGAATTTCAAAAAAGCAGAAAATTCAAAGCTACAATAAATAATAAAAAAATTTCTTTGGAAAATGCCGTTTTGTTTAGCGACGGTTCTATCGAAATAAATAACACAAAGGTATTTAGTTTAAGATGA
- the proB gene encoding glutamate 5-kinase has translation MKRVVIKVGSAVLREDDLLAVTRLNNLVDLIAKLKKEKKYEVILVSSGAVAAGNIKLDLDRKEILNRQALAAIGQPLLMKYYKKRLREHGFKCAQMLLVEEDFDSRKRSKNARGVMEILLENNVVPILNENDVIANKELLIGDNDQLSARAAYFFGADLLVILSDIDGLYDSNPHENPNAKMRKFVETIEQEDLEMKHTPNSEFATGGIVTKLKAANYVMKRGIPMYLSSGFDLTNAYDFLINEEHKSGTLFIPEKG, from the coding sequence ATGAAACGAGTGGTAATAAAAGTCGGTAGCGCCGTATTAAGAGAAGATGATCTCTTAGCCGTTACCAGACTTAATAATTTGGTTGATTTAATTGCCAAATTAAAAAAAGAGAAAAAATATGAAGTAATTTTAGTTAGTTCAGGTGCCGTTGCAGCAGGTAATATTAAACTTGATTTGGATAGAAAAGAGATTCTGAACAGACAAGCTTTAGCTGCAATAGGGCAACCTCTTTTAATGAAATATTATAAAAAAAGACTTAGAGAACACGGTTTTAAATGCGCACAAATGCTTTTAGTCGAAGAAGATTTTGATTCAAGAAAAAGATCAAAAAATGCAAGAGGAGTTATGGAAATTCTTCTTGAAAATAATGTTGTTCCTATATTAAACGAAAATGACGTAATAGCAAATAAAGAGCTTTTAATAGGAGATAATGATCAATTATCTGCGCGTGCCGCATATTTTTTCGGTGCAGATTTATTGGTAATATTATCGGATATTGACGGTTTATATGATTCAAATCCTCATGAAAATCCAAATGCAAAAATGAGAAAATTCGTTGAAACAATCGAACAAGAAGATTTGGAAATGAAACATACTCCTAATTCAGAATTTGCTACAGGAGGTATTGTTACCAAACTGAAAGCTGCAAATTATGTGATGAAAAGAGGAATTCCTATGTATTTGAGTTCGGGATTTGATTTGACAAATGCTTATGATTTTTTAATTAATGAAGAGCATAAAAGCGGCACGCTTTTTATACCCGAAAAAGGATAA
- a CDS encoding F0F1 ATP synthase subunit B family protein, with protein MLDISPVLLLSSAIIFLLVVARLNSCLFKPLLKHMDDRDASIKKDLKDAQSNSANVDGILEEANHVLAEAKKEAAAIREQAYTEAKEVADAKLASAKEEIEAKTVNFSAELEKEAKALKESLVAAMPQFNESLKAKISSI; from the coding sequence ATGTTAGACATAAGTCCTGTATTGTTGCTTAGTTCAGCAATCATCTTTCTTCTAGTTGTTGCTAGATTGAACAGCTGTTTATTCAAACCGTTATTGAAACATATGGATGATAGAGACGCATCGATTAAAAAAGATTTAAAAGATGCACAATCTAACTCTGCAAATGTTGACGGTATTTTAGAAGAAGCAAATCATGTACTTGCAGAAGCTAAAAAAGAAGCAGCGGCTATTAGAGAACAAGCATATACTGAAGCAAAAGAAGTAGCTGACGCTAAACTTGCAAGTGCTAAAGAAGAGATTGAAGCAAAAACAGTTAATTTTTCTGCTGAATTAGAAAAAGAAGCAAAAGCTTTAAAAGAGTCGTTAGTAGCTGCAATGCCTCAATTTAATGAGAGCCTAAAAGCTAAGATTAGCTCAATTTAA
- a CDS encoding F0F1 ATP synthase subunit delta — translation MNDLIAKRYVKALLDGRDVESATAICNDLKTISSAFSDEKFTSILASSEVKSGDKVNLVISFLENDNEEIKNLIKLLGSNKRLELIPDIVAELESKIAEMNNTYTGVVYTNKELASDYVSSIEKQFSKKFNVKLTLSQNVCDYDGIKVDIDSLGVEIAFSKERLKSQMIDHILKAV, via the coding sequence ATGAATGATTTAATAGCAAAAAGATACGTAAAAGCATTATTAGATGGTAGAGATGTAGAGTCTGCAACTGCTATTTGTAATGATTTAAAAACTATCTCATCAGCATTTAGTGATGAGAAATTTACTTCAATACTTGCTTCATCTGAAGTTAAAAGTGGAGATAAAGTAAATTTAGTTATTTCATTTTTGGAAAATGACAATGAAGAAATTAAAAATCTTATTAAATTATTAGGGTCTAATAAAAGATTAGAATTAATTCCGGATATTGTTGCCGAATTAGAATCAAAAATCGCGGAAATGAATAACACATATACAGGTGTAGTTTATACTAACAAAGAGTTGGCTTCTGATTATGTCTCTTCTATAGAGAAACAATTCAGCAAAAAATTCAATGTTAAATTAACACTATCACAAAATGTTTGTGATTATGATGGTATCAAAGTTGATATTGACAGTCTTGGGGTTGAGATTGCATTCTCTAAAGAGAGACTTAAATCACAAATGATTGATCATATTTTAAAAGCAGTTTAG
- the obgE gene encoding GTPase ObgE: protein MFVDSVKFTVSSGKGGQGCASFRREKFVVKGGPDGGDGGKGGDVYFQVDNNTDTLSWFKGKSILKADNGRPGEGRNRTGKSAEPMVLTVPPGTQVIDSNSGEVLLDMIEEGQKELFLEGGKGGLGNTHFKNSRNQRPTYFQPGLPGQTQEIKLELKLIADVGLVGYPNVGKSTLISTTSNASPEIANYEFTTITPKLGVVEVGEYNSFVMADIPGIIDGASIGKGLGLEFLRHIERTKTLLFMIDIANYRTTIDQYRVLKEEVKKFSEELSGRNFAIALTKVDAYYGEDLEADIKSFIKELDLEVSSSNEYGFDKSLPYYVQDLTFNKFDENKPFFILPISSVTHLNTNSIKFALYDLIGQNR from the coding sequence GTGTTTGTAGATAGTGTTAAGTTTACTGTATCATCAGGAAAAGGCGGACAAGGTTGCGCCTCTTTTAGAAGAGAGAAGTTTGTTGTAAAAGGTGGACCTGACGGTGGAGATGGTGGAAAAGGTGGAGATGTATATTTTCAAGTAGACAATAATACTGATACACTATCTTGGTTTAAAGGTAAGTCAATATTAAAAGCTGACAACGGAAGACCCGGAGAAGGAAGAAATAGAACAGGTAAATCAGCAGAACCAATGGTTTTAACTGTACCTCCGGGAACTCAAGTCATTGACAGCAATAGCGGTGAAGTTCTTCTTGATATGATAGAAGAGGGACAAAAAGAGCTTTTTTTAGAAGGTGGAAAAGGCGGTTTAGGGAATACTCACTTTAAGAATTCAAGAAATCAAAGACCTACTTATTTTCAACCTGGATTACCCGGACAAACGCAAGAGATTAAACTAGAGTTGAAACTTATTGCAGATGTGGGTTTAGTCGGATATCCAAATGTGGGAAAATCAACGCTTATTTCGACTACATCAAATGCAAGTCCCGAAATTGCAAATTATGAGTTTACGACAATTACTCCAAAATTAGGAGTTGTTGAAGTTGGAGAATATAACTCTTTTGTAATGGCGGATATTCCCGGAATTATTGACGGTGCAAGTATAGGGAAAGGTTTAGGCTTAGAGTTTTTAAGACATATCGAAAGAACAAAAACCCTTCTTTTTATGATTGATATTGCAAATTACAGAACAACAATTGATCAATACAGAGTTTTAAAAGAGGAAGTTAAAAAATTCTCAGAAGAGCTTAGCGGCAGAAACTTTGCAATTGCATTAACCAAAGTTGACGCCTATTACGGTGAAGATTTAGAAGCTGATATAAAATCCTTTATAAAAGAATTGGATTTAGAGGTAAGTTCTTCAAATGAGTATGGATTTGATAAATCTCTTCCATATTATGTACAAGATTTAACATTTAATAAATTTGATGAAAATAAACCTTTTTTTATTCTTCCTATATCTTCTGTTACTCATCTAAATACAAATTCGATAAAATTTGCACTATATGACTTGATAGGACAAAATAGATAA
- the rplU gene encoding 50S ribosomal protein L21, which translates to MYAIIKCGGKQYKVQEGDILDIDYTGKAAKETLEITDVLAINDGELKTGEAVSSAKVEAEVVLDGTGVNRDKKVIIYKKRRRKDSKLKRGFRRSFTKVRITKIAA; encoded by the coding sequence ATGTACGCAATTATTAAGTGTGGTGGTAAACAGTATAAAGTTCAAGAGGGTGATATTCTTGATATTGATTATACTGGAAAAGCTGCAAAAGAGACATTAGAAATAACTGACGTTTTAGCTATAAACGATGGTGAATTAAAAACTGGTGAAGCTGTTTCTTCTGCAAAAGTTGAGGCTGAAGTAGTATTAGATGGAACAGGTGTAAATAGAGATAAAAAAGTTATTATTTACAAAAAAAGAAGAAGAAAAGATTCAAAACTAAAAAGAGGTTTCAGAAGAAGCTTTACTAAAGTTAGAATCACAAAAATAGCGGCATAA
- a CDS encoding F0F1 ATP synthase subunit B, with product MKKLLLIGLALLAPVALFANSEGAETDIVQRTVNFIIFAGILWYLLADKVRAFFANRTASIQAELDKVQDTLKASQDKVEEAGKRLEEAKALATEIVDNAKADVDSVKKRVSDAVDVEIANLEKTFDERIKVETSKTKRQIVSEVLDELLSSDNVSLTQDELANIVLKKVA from the coding sequence GTGAAAAAATTATTATTAATTGGATTAGCTTTATTAGCTCCAGTGGCATTATTTGCCAATAGCGAAGGTGCGGAAACTGATATTGTTCAAAGAACCGTTAACTTTATAATTTTTGCTGGAATTTTATGGTATTTACTTGCTGATAAAGTTAGAGCATTTTTTGCTAACAGAACTGCTTCAATTCAAGCAGAACTTGATAAAGTTCAAGATACGCTGAAAGCTTCACAAGACAAAGTCGAAGAAGCCGGGAAAAGACTTGAAGAAGCAAAAGCACTTGCAACAGAGATTGTTGATAATGCTAAAGCAGATGTAGACTCTGTTAAAAAAAGAGTTTCAGATGCAGTTGATGTTGAAATCGCAAATTTAGAAAAAACTTTTGATGAAAGAATAAAAGTTGAAACATCAAAAACTAAGAGACAAATTGTTTCAGAAGTGCTTGATGAGCTATTAAGTTCAGACAATGTTTCTTTAACTCAAGACGAGTTGGCAAATATTGTACTTAAGAAGGTAGCATAA
- the atpG gene encoding ATP synthase F1 subunit gamma → MANLKEIKLKIGSVKNTQKTTKAMKLVSSAKLTRTRQLSEQSRSYARKINEVLSEIANRVSKVQGGGNHNKAFIPVENPKTVDLVFVTADKGLCGGFNMATIKTVSKLAEEYESKGAKVRYRVAGRKGVDYFSFQGKELSQAVSDLSSAPDYDRASEFIADVVKDFQNGETDKVILIYNGFLNMLTQEIRVTELLPISLENVESDKNETSMLEIEPDDDEEVLEELTGKYIDFNMYYSLIDSLAAEHSARMQAMEAATNNAKDRVNSLTIEYNKARQAAITTELIEIISGVESLK, encoded by the coding sequence ATGGCTAACTTAAAAGAGATTAAATTAAAAATAGGAAGTGTTAAAAACACTCAGAAGACTACAAAAGCAATGAAGCTTGTATCTTCTGCAAAACTTACTAGAACAAGACAATTGTCTGAGCAATCTAGAAGTTATGCAAGAAAGATAAATGAAGTTCTTTCTGAGATCGCAAACAGAGTTAGCAAAGTTCAAGGCGGTGGTAATCATAATAAAGCGTTTATCCCAGTTGAAAATCCAAAAACTGTTGATTTAGTTTTTGTAACTGCTGACAAAGGACTTTGTGGTGGTTTTAATATGGCAACAATTAAAACAGTTAGTAAACTTGCAGAAGAGTATGAAAGCAAAGGTGCAAAAGTAAGATATAGAGTAGCAGGAAGAAAAGGTGTAGACTATTTCTCTTTTCAAGGGAAAGAGTTAAGCCAAGCTGTTAGTGATTTATCTTCAGCTCCTGATTATGACAGAGCTTCAGAGTTTATTGCTGATGTTGTAAAGGATTTCCAAAACGGAGAGACTGATAAAGTTATTTTAATTTACAACGGATTTTTAAATATGCTTACTCAAGAAATTAGAGTAACAGAGTTATTGCCAATTAGCTTAGAAAATGTTGAATCAGATAAAAATGAAACATCTATGCTAGAAATTGAACCCGATGATGATGAAGAAGTGTTAGAAGAGTTAACAGGTAAATATATTGATTTTAATATGTATTACTCTTTAATTGATTCTTTAGCAGCAGAACACTCTGCTAGAATGCAAGCTATGGAAGCTGCAACAAATAACGCTAAAGATAGAGTTAATTCTTTAACTATTGAATACAATAAAGCTAGACAAGCTGCAATTACAACAGAACTGATAGAGATTATCAGTGGTGTTGAATCATTAAAATAA